One region of Paralichthys olivaceus isolate ysfri-2021 chromosome 12, ASM2471397v2, whole genome shotgun sequence genomic DNA includes:
- the spmap2 gene encoding sperm microtubule associated protein 2, with translation MAFSMATQTHKLAQPKPNRLSYPDRHSVYWLDELPPERTGPTTKILSLSPHFFISPLPLPSFLLLYPSLFLSSLRLSPIWEVSEWALRAVPSKRLCSLAQPRAPAAGWEPERPLLVPLNRATQTAVASARVSVLAEPKRRQVQENSGHKSKPVSMTHLPCRASAHIELLSTPKHEHPRFEGGRSVCWPVSRAARSYVASERLLELSVPKERKALFEGYDPYIVSRAARSASPSPRIQELSLPLPRKCSSK, from the exons ATGGCATTTTCCATGGCAACTCAGACACATAAGCTTGCTCAACCCAAACCCAACCGACTCAGTTATCCAGACCG tCATTCTGTTTACTGGCTGGATGAGCTGCCACCTGAGAGGACTGGACCCACCACCAAGATAC TCTCCCTGTctcctcacttcttcatttcCCCTCTTCCCCTCCCTTCATTTCTTCTGCTCTAcccatccctctttctttcctccctcagACTTTCTCCCATATGGGAGGTGAGTGAATGGGCTCTCAGGGCTGTTCCATCCAAGCGACTGTGTAGCCTGGCTCAGCCTAGGGCCCCTGCAGCTGGCTGGGAGCCAGAGCGTCCTCTGCTGGTTCCT TTAAACAGAGCGACGCAGACGGCGGTGGCCTCTGCCAGGGTTTCCGTGCTTGCTGAGCCAAAGCGACGGCAGGTTCAGGAGAACTCAGGCCACAAATCAAAACCTGTATCCATGACCCACCTGCCCTGCAGAGCGTCGGCACACATAGAGCTACTTTCCA cccCTAAGCATGAACACCCCAGGTTTGAAGGGGGTCGTTCAGTGTGCTGGCCCGTCTCCAGAGCGGCGAGAAGCTACGTGGCCAGTGAGAGACTTCTCGAGCTGTCCGTTCCTAAAGAGAGGAAGGCTTTATTCGAGGGATACGACCCATATATCGTTAGTCGGGCAGCACGCTCTGCCAGCCCCTCGCCACGCATACAGGAACTCTCGTTGCCTCTGCCTCGCAAATGTAGCTCAAAGTAG
- the LOC109636341 gene encoding interleukin-31 receptor subunit alpha-like isoform X1, producing MERRSALVWICLLGAGLALVLHPASSVTTSKALPRPPRLLGCVFLNQANVTCRWEAGDTSATHYTLQIQKRSGAVALTRNVTLKTFTCTTIDTSCTADLGKSSVRFIFCITITAHGRSSNISSDPRCQPGRIESECVVLLQTRTLMFWPLMFFHLFLHSSVMLPPAILNSVKPVDETPQCLHVIWSRTLSVFPVSDREIKNGTLNSQIEVTAEGQLDIQVTNVTVRDYSFPVCLLRPGTSYTVRLRHSYRGPESPWSPWSNARQGRTAEDAPSAAPAFWRQVKQTDSKGWRLTSLLWKALPPFLANGRLLFYNVTCQTESAQILNDQGSCRDLHQTRTSCTFLLPAECCSCALTASNSAGTSPRAQIWLLGASETEPPSPRQLTARPLDDNSVNVSWTAPAKRSVSGFILEWFAVRDENSSVLHWERLNSSQTTFVITEGVKPMERYAVSVKALYSERWVGKNRTLHMYTRQAAPSAGPVVEVQQIYGGRVELSWSPVPVELLRGFIRNYTLYYTAANQPARSVLVPGNVYRYTLENLSPGNCDIFMQANTDAGTGAAGPIANVHIGSEEISKIMYVILSLMVTGTLVLALMVCLAQNKIKRKLCQFVPDPSNSSLAQWIPKTTSESMKQPSDAERTQIENSEVILSGETEPLNFDPSQTTKNFMICNQTYSSLLDPSGFHLPQSVPLSEKLFSRGPFRKTFTTDLSPCPPLYSNVVFSHTHNPAAPILSPSPPQSRDGRHVSIGDVKLPLGGDGAASPQHQSSTIFSGSMSPSSASQSHPADVTSSKHLRPQSHCTSGLSLRPDTFTHPNSPADNVSSLLPLVLVDFSYCSVVCDNHSSPAVNP from the exons ATGGAGCGGAGGTCGGCTCTGGTGTGGATCTGTCTGCTGGGGGCTGGACTCGCCCTGG TCCTGCATCCAGCCTCGTCCGTTACGACCTCCAAGGCACTTCCTCGACCTCCGCGGCTGCTTGGCTGCGTGTTTCTGAATCAGGCTAACGTCACCTGCCGCTGGGAGGCCGGAGACACCTCGGCAACACACTACACCCTGCAAATTCAGAAGAGATCTGG AGCTGTGGCCTTGACAAGAAACGTCACTCTGAAGACGTTCACCTGCACCACGATTGACACCAGCTGCACGGCGGATCTCGGCAAATCATCCGTGAGGTTCATCTTTTGCATCACCATCACAGCTCATGGCCGCAGCAGCAACATATCGTCCGATCCTCGCTGTCAGCCCGGGAGGATTGAAAGTGAGTGTGTTGTGCTTCTCCAAACACGAACCCTCATGTTTTGGCCCCTAATGTTTTTCCACCTCTTTCTACATTCATCAGTAATGCTGCCTCCGGCCATTTTGAACAGCGTGAAGCCGGTGGATGAGACGCCTCAGTGTCTGCACGTGATCTGGAGTCGCACcttgtctgtgtttcctgtgtctgaCCGTGAAATCAAGAATGGGACTCTGAATTCCCAAATTGAAGTCACAGCAGAGGGGCAG CTCGATATCCAGGTCACAAATGTGACAGTGAGAGACTACAGCTTCCCAGTTTGTCTCCTCAGACCTGGCACTTCGTACACCGTCAGACTCCGTCATAGTTACCGGGGCCCAGAGAGTCCCTGGAGCCCGTGGAGCAACGCGCGGCAGGGAAGGACAGCAGAGGACG CTCCATCTGCAGCTCCAGCGTTCTGGAGGCaagtgaaacaaacagacagtaaAGGGTGGAGACTCACCTCGCTGCTTTGGAAG GCTCTGCCTCCCTTTCTGGCCAATGGCAGACTTCTCTTCTATAATGTGACTTGTCAGACAGAAAGTGCACAAATTCTGAATGATCAAGGCTCCTGCAGAGATTTGCACCAAACACGTACGTCCTGTACCTTTCTCCTTCCTGCTGAATGCTGCTCCTGTGCCCTGACGGCCTCCAACTCTGCTGGGACCTCGCCACGGGCCCAAATATGGCTCCTCGGAGCCTCTGAGACAG AGCCACCGTCTCCGAGACAACTCACTGCCCGTCCACTGGATGACAACAGTGTAAACGTGAGCTGGACGGCTCCAGCCAAACGATCAGTGAGTGGCTTCATCTTGGAGTGGTTTGCTGTCCGAGACGAAAACAGCAGCGTCCTACACTGGGAAAGATTGAATAGTTCTCAGACAACATTTGTCATCACAG AGGGAGTAAAGCCGATGGAGCGTTATGCTGTTTCTGTCAAAGCGCTGTACAGTGAGCGATGGGTGGGAAAGAACAGGACACTTCACATGTATACACGCCAGGCAG CGCCATCAGCTGGTCCTGTTGTGGAAGTGCAGCAGATTTATGGGGGCAGAGTGGAGCTCAGCTGGAGTCCTGTGCCCGTGGAGCTGCTTCGAGGATTCATCCGCAACTACACACTCTACTACACCGCTGCAAACCAGCCGGCCAGGA GTGTGTTAGTACCTGGTAACGTTTACCGTTACACCCTGGAGAACCTGTCACCCGGAAACTGTGACATCTTTATGCAGGCCAACACTGACGCTGGTACTGGAGCAGCTGGGCCCATTGCTAATGTGCATATag gctctGAGGAAATCTCAAAGATTATGTATGTCATCCTTTCCCTCATGGTGACCGGCACGCTCGTACTGGCACTGATGGTGTGCCTGGCACAAAATAA GATAAAAAGGAAGCTGTGTCAATTCGTCCCTGATCCTTCCAACAGCAGTCTGGCTCAATGGATCCCAAAGACCACCTCAGAG AGTATGAAGCAGCCTTCGGATGCAGAGAGGACTCAAATCGAAAACTCTGAGGTTATCTTGTCTGGTGAAACTGAGCCTCTCAACTTTGACCCGAGTCAGACCACAAAGAATTTCATGATCTGTAATCAAACATATTCATCTCTTCTGGATCCTTCTGGGTTTCATCTTCCTCAAAGTGTCCCGCTGTCTGAGAAGTTGTTCAGCAGGGGCCCATTCAGAAAAACCTTCACCACTGATCTCTCCCCCTGCCCCCCCCTCTACTCCAATGTGGtcttctctcacactcacaatcCTGCAGCACCCATCCTGTCCCCTTCTCCTCCCCAGTCCCGTGATGGGCGGCACGTCAGCATCGGTGATGTGAAGCTGCCGCTCGGTGGAGACGGTGCAGCTTCACCTCAGCACCAAAGCTCCACTATCTTCTCCGGCAGTATGTCTCCATCCTCGGCCTCGCAGTCGCACCCTGCTGACGTCACTTCATCCAAACACCTCCGTCCTCAAAGCCACTGCACCTCGGGCCTGTCGCTCCGGCCTGACACCTTCACCCACCCCAACTCTCCCGCTGACAACGTTTCCTCTCTACTTCCTCTGGTTTTGGTGGATTTCTCCTACTGTTCTGTGGTGTGTGATAATCACTCATCCCCTGCTGTAAATCCATGA
- the LOC109636341 gene encoding interleukin-6 receptor subunit beta-like isoform X2, with amino-acid sequence MERRSALVWICLLGAGLALVLHPASSVTTSKALPRPPRLLGCVFLNQANVTCRWEAGDTSATHYTLQIQKRSGAVALTRNVTLKTFTCTTIDTSCTADLGKSSVRFIFCITITAHGRSSNISSDPRCQPGRIEIMLPPAILNSVKPVDETPQCLHVIWSRTLSVFPVSDREIKNGTLNSQIEVTAEGQLDIQVTNVTVRDYSFPVCLLRPGTSYTVRLRHSYRGPESPWSPWSNARQGRTAEDAPSAAPAFWRQVKQTDSKGWRLTSLLWKALPPFLANGRLLFYNVTCQTESAQILNDQGSCRDLHQTRTSCTFLLPAECCSCALTASNSAGTSPRAQIWLLGASETEPPSPRQLTARPLDDNSVNVSWTAPAKRSVSGFILEWFAVRDENSSVLHWERLNSSQTTFVITEGVKPMERYAVSVKALYSERWVGKNRTLHMYTRQAAPSAGPVVEVQQIYGGRVELSWSPVPVELLRGFIRNYTLYYTAANQPARSVLVPGNVYRYTLENLSPGNCDIFMQANTDAGTGAAGPIANVHIGSEEISKIMYVILSLMVTGTLVLALMVCLAQNKIKRKLCQFVPDPSNSSLAQWIPKTTSESMKQPSDAERTQIENSEVILSGETEPLNFDPSQTTKNFMICNQTYSSLLDPSGFHLPQSVPLSEKLFSRGPFRKTFTTDLSPCPPLYSNVVFSHTHNPAAPILSPSPPQSRDGRHVSIGDVKLPLGGDGAASPQHQSSTIFSGSMSPSSASQSHPADVTSSKHLRPQSHCTSGLSLRPDTFTHPNSPADNVSSLLPLVLVDFSYCSVVCDNHSSPAVNP; translated from the exons ATGGAGCGGAGGTCGGCTCTGGTGTGGATCTGTCTGCTGGGGGCTGGACTCGCCCTGG TCCTGCATCCAGCCTCGTCCGTTACGACCTCCAAGGCACTTCCTCGACCTCCGCGGCTGCTTGGCTGCGTGTTTCTGAATCAGGCTAACGTCACCTGCCGCTGGGAGGCCGGAGACACCTCGGCAACACACTACACCCTGCAAATTCAGAAGAGATCTGG AGCTGTGGCCTTGACAAGAAACGTCACTCTGAAGACGTTCACCTGCACCACGATTGACACCAGCTGCACGGCGGATCTCGGCAAATCATCCGTGAGGTTCATCTTTTGCATCACCATCACAGCTCATGGCCGCAGCAGCAACATATCGTCCGATCCTCGCTGTCAGCCCGGGAGGATTGAAA TAATGCTGCCTCCGGCCATTTTGAACAGCGTGAAGCCGGTGGATGAGACGCCTCAGTGTCTGCACGTGATCTGGAGTCGCACcttgtctgtgtttcctgtgtctgaCCGTGAAATCAAGAATGGGACTCTGAATTCCCAAATTGAAGTCACAGCAGAGGGGCAG CTCGATATCCAGGTCACAAATGTGACAGTGAGAGACTACAGCTTCCCAGTTTGTCTCCTCAGACCTGGCACTTCGTACACCGTCAGACTCCGTCATAGTTACCGGGGCCCAGAGAGTCCCTGGAGCCCGTGGAGCAACGCGCGGCAGGGAAGGACAGCAGAGGACG CTCCATCTGCAGCTCCAGCGTTCTGGAGGCaagtgaaacaaacagacagtaaAGGGTGGAGACTCACCTCGCTGCTTTGGAAG GCTCTGCCTCCCTTTCTGGCCAATGGCAGACTTCTCTTCTATAATGTGACTTGTCAGACAGAAAGTGCACAAATTCTGAATGATCAAGGCTCCTGCAGAGATTTGCACCAAACACGTACGTCCTGTACCTTTCTCCTTCCTGCTGAATGCTGCTCCTGTGCCCTGACGGCCTCCAACTCTGCTGGGACCTCGCCACGGGCCCAAATATGGCTCCTCGGAGCCTCTGAGACAG AGCCACCGTCTCCGAGACAACTCACTGCCCGTCCACTGGATGACAACAGTGTAAACGTGAGCTGGACGGCTCCAGCCAAACGATCAGTGAGTGGCTTCATCTTGGAGTGGTTTGCTGTCCGAGACGAAAACAGCAGCGTCCTACACTGGGAAAGATTGAATAGTTCTCAGACAACATTTGTCATCACAG AGGGAGTAAAGCCGATGGAGCGTTATGCTGTTTCTGTCAAAGCGCTGTACAGTGAGCGATGGGTGGGAAAGAACAGGACACTTCACATGTATACACGCCAGGCAG CGCCATCAGCTGGTCCTGTTGTGGAAGTGCAGCAGATTTATGGGGGCAGAGTGGAGCTCAGCTGGAGTCCTGTGCCCGTGGAGCTGCTTCGAGGATTCATCCGCAACTACACACTCTACTACACCGCTGCAAACCAGCCGGCCAGGA GTGTGTTAGTACCTGGTAACGTTTACCGTTACACCCTGGAGAACCTGTCACCCGGAAACTGTGACATCTTTATGCAGGCCAACACTGACGCTGGTACTGGAGCAGCTGGGCCCATTGCTAATGTGCATATag gctctGAGGAAATCTCAAAGATTATGTATGTCATCCTTTCCCTCATGGTGACCGGCACGCTCGTACTGGCACTGATGGTGTGCCTGGCACAAAATAA GATAAAAAGGAAGCTGTGTCAATTCGTCCCTGATCCTTCCAACAGCAGTCTGGCTCAATGGATCCCAAAGACCACCTCAGAG AGTATGAAGCAGCCTTCGGATGCAGAGAGGACTCAAATCGAAAACTCTGAGGTTATCTTGTCTGGTGAAACTGAGCCTCTCAACTTTGACCCGAGTCAGACCACAAAGAATTTCATGATCTGTAATCAAACATATTCATCTCTTCTGGATCCTTCTGGGTTTCATCTTCCTCAAAGTGTCCCGCTGTCTGAGAAGTTGTTCAGCAGGGGCCCATTCAGAAAAACCTTCACCACTGATCTCTCCCCCTGCCCCCCCCTCTACTCCAATGTGGtcttctctcacactcacaatcCTGCAGCACCCATCCTGTCCCCTTCTCCTCCCCAGTCCCGTGATGGGCGGCACGTCAGCATCGGTGATGTGAAGCTGCCGCTCGGTGGAGACGGTGCAGCTTCACCTCAGCACCAAAGCTCCACTATCTTCTCCGGCAGTATGTCTCCATCCTCGGCCTCGCAGTCGCACCCTGCTGACGTCACTTCATCCAAACACCTCCGTCCTCAAAGCCACTGCACCTCGGGCCTGTCGCTCCGGCCTGACACCTTCACCCACCCCAACTCTCCCGCTGACAACGTTTCCTCTCTACTTCCTCTGGTTTTGGTGGATTTCTCCTACTGTTCTGTGGTGTGTGATAATCACTCATCCCCTGCTGTAAATCCATGA
- the LOC109636493 gene encoding phospholipid phosphatase 2-like produces MDAGGGNMSEQGKKKLILIVVDILCVTVAALPSAILTLMFSPYQRGIYCNDESISHPYRRDTISHGAMAAVTITCSIVIITTGEAYLVHTKRLHSNSQFNQYLSALYKVVGTFLFGGAVSQSLTDLAKFTIGRPRPNFLAVCAPVSCNGYLLHINCTGNSRNVTESRLSFYSGHSSFGMYCMLFLSLYVHARMQGKWTRLVRPTIQFFLVAFALYVGYTRVSDHKHHWSDVLVGLLQGALIAVLTVLYVSDFFKQRPLPCTPPDTAEIEQLERKPSPQPHDSQHGNHYNYSRPV; encoded by the exons ATGGACgctggaggaggaaacatgAGCGAGCAGGGAAAGAAGAAGCTGATCCTGATCGTGGTAGATATTCTCTGCGTGACTGTGG ccgCTCTGCCCTCGGCCATCCTGACGCTGATGTTCAGCCCGTACCAGAGAGGAATCTACTGCAACGACGAGAGCATCAGCCATCCATACCGCAGAGACACCATTTCCCACGGGGCCATGGCTGCAGTCACCATCACCTGCTCCATCGTCATC atcaccacaGGAGAGGCGTACCTGGTGCACACCAAACGGCTCCACTCCAACTCCCAGTTCAACCAGTACCTGTCCGCTCTCTACAAGGTGGTGGGCACCTTCCTGTTCGGAGGAGCCGTCAGCCAATCCCTGACCGACCTGGCCAAGTTCACCATCGGTCGCCCCCGTCCAAACTTCCTGGCCGTGTGCGCCCCGGTCAGCTGCAACGGATACCTGCTGCACATCAACTGCACGGGAAACTCCCGCAACGTGACTGAGTCCAG GTTATCGTTCTACTCCGGCCACTCGTCCTTCGGGATGTACTGCATGCTCTTTCTGTCG ctctatGTCCACGCCCGGATGCAGGGGAAGTGGACGCGACTGGTGCGACCGACCATCCAGTTCTTCCTGGTGGCGTTTGCTCTGTATGTGGGATACACGCGTGTTTCGGACCACAAACATCACTGGAGCGACGTGCTGGTGGGgctgctgcagggggcgctCATCGCTGTTCTCACT GTTCTTTACGTCTCCGACTTCTTCAAGCAGCGACCTCTGCCCTGCACGCCGCCAGACACTGCGGAGATCGAACAGCTCGAGCGCAAGCCGAGCCCACAGCCTCACGACTCGCAGCATGGGAACCACTACAACTACTCCAGACCCGTATGA
- the LOC109636409 gene encoding TLE family member 5-like: MMFPQSRHSASSQSGQPLKFTTSDSCDRIKDEFQFLQAQYHSLKLECDKLASEKSEMQRHYIMYYEMSYGLNIEMHKQAEIVKRLNGICAQVLPYLSQEHQQQVMGAIERAKQVTPPEMNSIIRHQLQVQHLPQLQGLALPVTPLPLGLTPPSLPAVSSSSGLLSLSSILANYSHGQAQVVKEDKAREAAERAPRGEDGDKSD, encoded by the exons GCGTCCTCTCAGTCCGGTCAACCTCTCAAGTTCACCACTTCTGATTCCTGTGACCGCATCAAGGATGAGTTCCAGTTCCTGCAAGCACAATACCACag TTTGAAGTTGGAGTGTGATAAACTGGCCTCTGAAAAGTCTGAGATGCAGCGTCATTATATCATG TACTATGAAATGTCCTACGGGCTGAACATTGAAATGCACAAACag GCTGAAATAGTGAAGAGACTGAACGGGATCTGTGCTCAGGTGCTGCCTTACCTGTCACAGGAG catcagcagcaggtgATGGGCGCCATAGAGAGAGCAAAGCAGGTCACACCCCCTGAGATGAACTCTATCATACGG CATCAGCTCCAGGTGCAGCATCTGCCCCAGCTCCAGGGCCTGGCCCTGCCTGTGACCCCGCTCCCCCTGGgtctcacccctccctccctgcccgCCGTCTCCTCCAGCTCCGGCCTGCTCTCCCTCTCGTCCATCCTGGCCAACTACTCCCATGGCCAGGCCCAGGTGGTGAAGGAGGACAAAGCCCGGGAAGCGGCAGAGAGAGCACCCAGAGGAGAGGATGGGGATAAGTCAGACTAG